A genomic window from Deltaproteobacteria bacterium includes:
- a CDS encoding pyridoxamine 5'-phosphate oxidase family protein → MTTTGPWDLETIEAHLRASVVPVRLGCLDTSGWPAVVSLWFEYEGGALWCATPARSRVAEWLEREPRCAFEVAPNAPPYFGVRGRGTAELRPSEGKRVLHRLALRYLGGDSSEFADWLLSRRVDEVAIRIAPARVSSWDFRGRMQMPVRAQGER, encoded by the coding sequence ATGACCACGACGGGGCCATGGGACCTCGAGACGATCGAGGCGCACCTGCGGGCGAGCGTGGTGCCGGTTCGGCTCGGCTGCCTGGACACCTCGGGATGGCCCGCGGTCGTCTCGCTCTGGTTCGAGTACGAAGGCGGAGCGCTCTGGTGCGCCACGCCCGCGCGCTCGCGCGTGGCCGAGTGGCTCGAACGCGAGCCTCGCTGCGCGTTCGAGGTCGCGCCGAACGCGCCGCCGTACTTCGGCGTGCGGGGTCGGGGCACCGCGGAGCTGCGGCCCTCGGAAGGGAAGCGCGTGCTGCACCGGCTGGCGCTGCGCTATCTGGGCGGAGACTCGTCCGAGTTCGCCGACTGGCTGCTCTCGCGTCGCGTCGACGAGGTGGCGATCCGGATCGCTCCGGCGCGCGTCTCGAGCTGGGATTTCCGCGGGCGGATGCAGATGCCCGTGCGCGCGCAGGGGGAACGATGA
- a CDS encoding MerR family transcriptional regulator, translating into MSHRNASAELSVGAVVRLTGLSEHVLRAWERRHGAIAPARSKGGTRRYSAEDVTRLRLLAAAVAAGHRIGELAALSNRDLAARTARPAAAEQARLEELFAALERLDVAAVERQLGLQLSALGVRPFLETVALPFLREIGSRWEAGDLCTSDEHVASAALRGVLGRAQRAGGSGGGGLVLATPAGEQHELGILMVALCAQEHGVRVVYLGCDLPAEEIAATAARARAQAVGLGIVALDPPSALREVRWLRRKLPRTTELWLGGATAERLPTTPAGTVTVGDLAALETRLVLLGARGRGDRP; encoded by the coding sequence ATGAGCCATCGCAACGCGAGCGCGGAGCTTTCCGTGGGTGCGGTGGTCCGGCTCACCGGGCTGAGCGAACACGTGCTCCGCGCCTGGGAGCGCCGACACGGCGCGATCGCTCCCGCGCGCAGCAAGGGTGGCACCCGGCGCTACAGCGCCGAGGACGTGACGCGGCTGCGGCTGCTCGCGGCCGCCGTAGCGGCCGGGCACCGGATCGGCGAGCTGGCTGCGCTTTCCAACCGCGACCTCGCGGCGCGAACGGCGCGGCCCGCCGCGGCGGAGCAAGCGCGACTGGAGGAGCTCTTCGCCGCGCTCGAGCGCCTCGACGTCGCCGCCGTCGAACGGCAGCTCGGACTTCAGCTCTCCGCGCTCGGTGTGCGGCCGTTTCTGGAGACCGTCGCGCTGCCGTTCCTGCGCGAGATCGGCTCGCGCTGGGAGGCCGGCGATCTGTGCACGAGCGACGAGCACGTGGCGAGCGCGGCCCTTCGCGGCGTGCTCGGGCGCGCCCAGCGTGCCGGCGGCAGCGGTGGCGGTGGCCTGGTCCTTGCGACACCCGCCGGGGAGCAGCACGAGCTCGGCATCCTGATGGTGGCTCTCTGCGCGCAGGAGCACGGCGTCCGAGTGGTCTATCTCGGCTGCGATCTTCCGGCCGAGGAGATCGCCGCCACGGCCGCGCGCGCGCGCGCGCAGGCGGTCGGGCTCGGCATCGTCGCGCTCGACCCGCCGAGCGCGCTGCGCGAGGTGCGCTGGCTGCGCCGGAAGCTGCCGCGCACGACGGAGCTCTGGCTCGGGGGAGCAACGGCCGAGCGGCTCCCCACGACGCCCGCCGGCACCGTCACGGTCGGCGACCTGGCCGCGCTGGAGACGCGCCTGGTCCTGCTCGGCGCCCGCGGGCGCGGGGATCGCCCTTGA
- a CDS encoding DUF1295 domain-containing protein, with amino-acid sequence MWLVGMFFESVGDAQLARFKADPANAGRVMDRGLWRYTRHPNYFGDCVVWWGLFVIALGAPGGIYSIVGPIVMTVLLRRVSGVTLLERSLVKRRPGYADYVARTNAFLPGPPRSAHDL; translated from the coding sequence CTGTGGCTGGTCGGGATGTTCTTCGAGAGCGTGGGCGACGCGCAGCTCGCGCGCTTTAAGGCGGATCCTGCGAATGCCGGCCGCGTGATGGATCGCGGCCTGTGGCGCTACACGCGCCATCCCAACTATTTCGGCGACTGCGTGGTCTGGTGGGGGCTGTTCGTGATCGCGCTCGGAGCTCCCGGCGGGATCTACTCCATCGTCGGCCCGATCGTGATGACGGTTCTGCTGCGCCGCGTCTCCGGCGTGACGCTGCTCGAGCGATCGCTGGTGAAGCGGCGACCGGGCTACGCGGACTACGTGGCGCGCACCAACGCCTTCCTGCCGGGGCCGCCGCGAAGCGCGCACGACCTCTGA
- a CDS encoding class I SAM-dependent methyltransferase, whose amino-acid sequence MIQSPCRSLAFAALSRLESGALRVEDSRGSFDFGKPSDAAPAPILLRVRAERLWRSLVLGGSMGGCEAFLRGDFESDDLVGLLRLLLRDAHVLGGFDAGLGRIGEIWRRLGHALRANSKRGSRRNIHAHYDLGNEFFARFLDPTLTYSAGIFESDDATLEQASIAKYERICRKLELGPQDHVLEIGTGWGGFALHAARSRGCRVTTTTLSRAQHEFASQRIGNAGLQDRVTVLLEDYRELRGQYDKLVSIEMIEAVGHRYFDAYFRACAERLARDGRMALQAILIDENSYESARDTVDFIKWHVFPGGCLPSLGAITSSSARASDLRIVHVEDLTPHYTRTLRCWRERFVASLDAIRELGHPEELLRSFELYFAYCEAGFSERRIASAQIVLDKRESRSTPILGALPA is encoded by the coding sequence ATGATTCAGTCGCCGTGTCGCAGCCTGGCGTTCGCCGCCCTCTCACGACTCGAGAGCGGCGCCCTGCGGGTCGAGGATTCGCGCGGATCGTTCGACTTCGGAAAGCCCTCGGACGCAGCGCCGGCGCCGATCCTGCTCCGCGTGCGAGCCGAGCGGCTTTGGCGGAGCCTGGTGCTCGGCGGAAGCATGGGCGGTTGCGAGGCGTTCCTGCGCGGCGACTTCGAGTCGGACGATCTGGTCGGACTGCTGCGCCTGCTGCTCCGCGACGCGCACGTGCTCGGCGGCTTCGATGCGGGGCTCGGCCGGATCGGCGAGATCTGGCGGCGGCTCGGACACGCGCTGCGCGCAAACTCGAAGCGCGGAAGCCGCCGGAACATCCACGCCCACTACGACCTGGGAAACGAGTTCTTCGCGCGGTTCCTCGACCCCACGCTCACCTATTCGGCGGGGATCTTCGAGAGCGACGACGCGACCCTCGAGCAGGCGTCGATCGCCAAGTACGAGCGCATCTGCCGCAAGCTCGAGCTCGGGCCCCAGGATCACGTGCTCGAGATCGGAACCGGCTGGGGCGGCTTCGCGCTTCACGCCGCGCGAAGCCGCGGCTGCCGCGTGACCACGACGACGCTTTCACGCGCGCAGCACGAGTTCGCGAGCCAGCGGATCGGCAATGCGGGCTTGCAGGATCGCGTCACGGTTCTGCTGGAGGACTACCGCGAGCTTCGCGGCCAGTACGACAAGCTGGTGTCGATCGAGATGATCGAGGCCGTCGGGCACCGCTACTTCGACGCATACTTCCGCGCCTGCGCCGAGCGACTGGCAAGGGACGGACGGATGGCGCTGCAGGCGATCCTGATCGACGAGAACTCGTACGAATCCGCGCGCGACACGGTCGATTTCATCAAGTGGCACGTCTTCCCGGGCGGTTGTCTGCCGTCGCTCGGCGCCATCACGAGCTCGAGCGCGCGCGCGAGCGATCTGCGCATCGTGCACGTCGAGGATCTGACTCCGCATTACACGCGGACGCTGCGCTGCTGGCGCGAGCGCTTCGTGGCGAGCCTCGATGCGATCCGCGAGCTCGGCCATCCCGAAGAGCTCTTGCGCAGCTTCGAGCTCTACTTCGCGTACTGCGAGGCCGGCTTCAGCGAGCGGAGGATCGCCTCTGCCCAGATCGTGCTCGACAAGCGCGAGAGCCGGTCGACACCGATCCTGGGCGCGCTTCCCGCGTGA
- a CDS encoding DUF393 domain-containing protein, with translation MDTPAGEFAVKVLYDGECPLCAREIAFLRRRDRRGRIDFEDIAAPGFDPARYGLDHEAVMSRIHGVLPGGTVIEGVEVFRRLYASVGLGWLVAPTRWPILSGLFERAYRVFARNRLRWTGRADAACTSDRCERTHA, from the coding sequence ATGGACACCCCCGCAGGCGAGTTCGCGGTCAAGGTCCTGTACGACGGTGAATGTCCGCTCTGCGCGCGCGAGATCGCGTTCCTGCGCCGTCGCGATCGCCGCGGCCGGATCGACTTCGAGGACATCGCCGCGCCCGGGTTCGATCCGGCGCGCTACGGGCTCGATCACGAGGCGGTCATGAGCCGGATCCACGGCGTGCTTCCCGGCGGCACCGTCATCGAAGGCGTCGAGGTCTTCCGACGCCTTTACGCGTCGGTCGGACTCGGCTGGCTGGTGGCGCCCACGCGCTGGCCGATCCTGAGCGGACTGTTCGAGCGGGCGTACCGCGTCTTCGCGCGCAATCGCCTGCGCTGGACCGGCCGCGCCGACGCCGCCTGCACCAGCGACCGCTGCGAGCGAACTCACGCCTGA
- a CDS encoding deoxyribodipyrimidine photo-lyase, with protein sequence MTSLCALHWFRSDLRVRDNTALRAAAERADELACVFVFDPRLVANAGAPRVRFMVDCVRRLARDLEARGSRLLLRAGIPELEIPRVARECRAELVVWNRDYGPFATRRDAAVERELSQLGVRVETHKDRVVFEAEEVRTLAGRPFSVYSPYRRAWWKRHRDAPARPAPAPGLPAPPSALAVGSEPALDLTSDAAEIPTGGSAAAERRLDGFLERSIADYAWRRDLPAEDGTSRLSPHLRFGTISVRTCLARALEAARSDPRRSPGVSKWADELVWREFYHAILAENPRVLRGAFRKELSAVRWEPDANGLRAWREGRTGYPFVDAAMRELASSGWMHNRARMVAASFLCKDLLIDWRQGERWFMQRLVDGDPASNNGGWQWAASTGTDAQPYFRIFNPVAQGERFDPDGEYVRRWVPELRRLAGASAHRPWLGPERAPDYPPPIVDHAFARERALSRFREARAAGAVQ encoded by the coding sequence ATGACTAGCCTGTGCGCCCTGCACTGGTTTCGCAGCGATCTGCGCGTGCGCGACAACACGGCGCTGCGAGCGGCGGCGGAGCGCGCAGACGAGCTCGCCTGCGTCTTCGTCTTCGACCCGCGTCTGGTCGCGAACGCGGGCGCGCCGCGCGTTCGATTCATGGTCGACTGCGTGCGTCGGCTCGCGCGCGACCTCGAGGCGCGCGGCTCGCGTCTGCTCCTGCGCGCCGGAATTCCGGAGCTCGAGATTCCGCGAGTGGCGCGCGAGTGCAGGGCGGAGCTCGTGGTCTGGAATCGCGACTACGGCCCGTTCGCGACCCGGCGGGACGCGGCGGTCGAGCGGGAGCTGTCGCAGCTCGGTGTTCGCGTCGAGACTCACAAGGATCGCGTCGTGTTCGAGGCCGAGGAGGTCCGCACGCTCGCGGGCCGACCCTTCTCGGTGTACAGCCCGTACCGCCGCGCCTGGTGGAAGCGCCATCGCGACGCGCCGGCGCGGCCCGCGCCGGCGCCGGGACTTCCAGCGCCGCCGAGCGCTCTGGCCGTCGGCTCCGAGCCGGCGCTAGATCTGACGAGCGATGCGGCCGAGATTCCGACGGGCGGAAGCGCCGCCGCCGAGCGCCGGCTCGACGGCTTCCTCGAGCGCTCGATCGCGGACTACGCCTGGCGTCGCGATCTTCCGGCCGAAGACGGAACGTCGCGGCTCTCGCCACACCTGCGCTTCGGCACGATCTCGGTTCGGACGTGTCTGGCGCGCGCGCTCGAGGCCGCGCGCTCCGACCCGCGGCGTTCGCCCGGAGTCTCGAAGTGGGCCGACGAGCTGGTCTGGCGCGAGTTCTACCACGCGATCCTGGCCGAGAACCCGCGCGTGCTTCGGGGCGCGTTCCGGAAGGAGCTGTCGGCCGTGCGCTGGGAGCCGGACGCGAACGGCCTGCGCGCCTGGCGCGAGGGCCGCACCGGCTATCCGTTCGTCGACGCGGCGATGCGCGAGCTGGCTTCGAGCGGCTGGATGCACAACCGCGCGCGAATGGTCGCCGCCAGCTTCCTCTGCAAGGATCTGCTGATCGACTGGCGACAGGGCGAGAGGTGGTTCATGCAGCGACTCGTGGACGGCGACCCGGCGAGCAACAACGGCGGCTGGCAGTGGGCGGCGTCGACGGGCACCGACGCCCAGCCGTACTTCCGGATCTTCAATCCCGTCGCGCAGGGCGAGCGCTTCGATCCCGACGGCGAGTACGTGCGGCGCTGGGTCCCCGAGCTGCGAAGGCTGGCGGGCGCGAGCGCGCATCGCCCGTGGCTCGGCCCGGAGCGCGCGCCCGACTATCCGCCGCCGATCGTCGACCACGCCTTCGCACGCGAGCGGGCGCTGTCGCGCTTCCGCGAGGCGCGCGCGGCCGGAGCGGTGCAGTGA